A genomic segment from Vibrio panuliri encodes:
- a CDS encoding AAA family ATPase, with protein MNTAQQAINQLIAQTEQNVIGQSHVVQALVIGLLTNGHILLEGLPGTAKTRSVKSLANLLNASFGRIQFTPDLLPSDVTGTEVYQEVGGKPQLNFQPGPIFNSIVLADEVNRAPAKVQAALLEAMAEGTITVGDKTHQLPELFMVLATQNPVEQEGTYPLPEAQMDRFIMKVTVEYPEDDAERDIIRLVRSEEMGENKANDTIKMFNLEPELVIEARQQLPKIIVSELVENYIVALVMATRKPQRYPESSLSAWIEVGASPRASIALDKCARAYAWLQGRDHVTPDDVRAMVPFVLGHRFSLSYDALADGIDHHGVVNELLDHVEIG; from the coding sequence ATGAACACTGCACAACAAGCCATTAATCAACTTATTGCGCAAACAGAGCAGAATGTAATTGGACAAAGCCACGTTGTGCAAGCACTGGTGATAGGGCTGCTCACTAATGGACATATTCTGCTTGAAGGGTTACCAGGTACGGCGAAGACCCGCTCGGTAAAGTCGTTAGCCAACTTACTCAACGCCAGTTTTGGGCGTATTCAGTTTACCCCTGACTTATTACCTTCGGATGTGACTGGTACTGAGGTCTATCAAGAGGTCGGTGGCAAACCGCAACTGAATTTTCAACCTGGCCCGATATTTAATAGCATCGTTCTTGCTGATGAGGTCAACCGAGCGCCAGCAAAAGTTCAAGCCGCGTTACTTGAAGCAATGGCGGAAGGGACGATTACCGTTGGCGACAAGACCCATCAACTTCCTGAGTTATTTATGGTGCTTGCGACACAGAACCCAGTGGAACAGGAAGGTACGTACCCATTGCCGGAAGCGCAAATGGACCGCTTTATTATGAAAGTGACGGTTGAGTATCCGGAAGACGATGCAGAGCGAGACATCATTCGCCTTGTTCGTAGTGAAGAGATGGGTGAAAACAAAGCGAACGATACCATTAAAATGTTCAACCTAGAGCCTGAGTTAGTGATTGAGGCTCGCCAGCAGCTGCCTAAGATCATTGTGTCCGAACTGGTCGAAAACTATATCGTTGCGTTGGTTATGGCGACCCGTAAACCTCAGCGATATCCAGAAAGCAGTTTAAGCGCTTGGATAGAGGTTGGTGCCAGTCCTAGAGCATCGATTGCGCTCGATAAATGCGCACGAGCGTATGCGTGGTTGCAAGGGCGTGACCATGTTACGCCGGACGATGTACGCGCGATGGTGCCATTTGTGTTAGGGCATCGCTTTTCATTATCTTATGACGCGTTGGCGGACGGCATAGATCATCACGGCGTCGTGAATGAATTACTTGATCATGTCGAAATCGGCTAA
- a CDS encoding DUF58 domain-containing protein — MAKPTLAPKSQQLDARLYCDYARLVRLQSQAESFSLLPHLSAGSALSGRHSSLFRGRGLNFEELRHYQLGDDIRNLDWKVTLRTGKPHVRSYTEEKDRNVVVCVDQRSAMFFASESVMKSVVAAEIAALSAWRALKDGDRVGIVTATPERVVLSKPQRSQHHLLAQLKLLAHVNQSLNVASRDKAGVSFSSWVERIKRSRPKRSTLIFISDWRDCRSEELDQLKLLQQHNDVLAIMVNDAFEHALPDKLAQANWVVGDGEHQLNLDTQSKVALASEELQQHSYQQKESIAKLMAIKNLPHIELNTSGQHISQFKAMIGGR; from the coding sequence ATGGCAAAGCCAACATTAGCACCGAAGTCACAACAACTTGATGCAAGACTTTATTGTGATTATGCCCGTTTAGTCCGTCTACAATCCCAAGCAGAGTCGTTTAGTCTCTTGCCGCATCTTTCTGCCGGTAGTGCGTTATCTGGACGACATAGCTCTTTGTTTCGAGGGCGAGGCTTAAACTTTGAAGAGTTGAGGCATTACCAACTTGGTGATGATATTCGTAACTTAGACTGGAAGGTCACGTTGCGCACCGGTAAGCCACATGTCAGAAGCTATACCGAAGAGAAAGACCGTAATGTGGTCGTTTGCGTTGATCAACGCAGTGCGATGTTTTTTGCATCAGAGAGTGTGATGAAATCCGTCGTCGCTGCAGAAATTGCTGCACTATCGGCTTGGCGCGCACTTAAAGATGGCGACCGAGTCGGGATTGTCACTGCTACACCTGAGCGTGTGGTTTTGAGTAAACCACAACGTTCTCAACATCATTTATTGGCTCAACTTAAGCTGCTTGCTCACGTGAATCAATCACTTAATGTGGCTTCTCGAGATAAAGCTGGTGTGAGTTTTAGTTCTTGGGTTGAGAGAATAAAGCGTTCTAGACCTAAGCGTTCGACATTGATTTTCATCAGTGACTGGCGCGATTGTCGCTCTGAGGAACTCGACCAACTTAAGTTGTTGCAACAGCACAATGATGTGTTAGCCATTATGGTGAATGATGCTTTTGAACACGCATTACCCGACAAGCTTGCTCAGGCGAATTGGGTGGTAGGCGACGGGGAACATCAACTTAATCTGGATACTCAAAGTAAGGTGGCGTTGGCTAGCGAGGAATTGCAGCAGCATAGCTATCAGCAAAAGGAGTCTATTGCTAAGTTAATGGCGATCAAGAATTTACCTCATATAGAGCTGAATACGTCTGGCCAGCACATTAGTCAGTTTAAAGCTATGATTGGAGGGCGGTAA
- a CDS encoding DUF4381 domain-containing protein gives MSVNHTPPSTYILRELHDVTVPESVSWLPQTIGWKLLAVILVVILLVLLAKLVRRWWINRYRQEALISLSQLDIDDPQMPYQVFSVLKIVLVHLDPHHRSLHGAAFLRALEHYTSSTDKVVKSMPKDWLESLINPTVELCQEERAVLMNCATLWLKRHQNKPSVSRGGYE, from the coding sequence ATGTCAGTCAACCATACCCCTCCAAGTACCTATATTTTACGCGAACTTCATGACGTGACTGTGCCGGAAAGTGTCAGTTGGCTACCGCAAACGATAGGCTGGAAATTGCTCGCGGTAATACTCGTGGTTATCTTGTTAGTACTGTTAGCAAAACTGGTACGGCGGTGGTGGATAAATCGATATCGCCAAGAAGCGCTAATTAGCTTATCTCAATTAGATATTGACGATCCACAAATGCCTTATCAGGTGTTTTCAGTGTTAAAAATCGTTTTAGTTCATCTTGATCCTCATCACCGTTCCCTTCATGGTGCGGCGTTTTTGCGAGCACTTGAACACTACACTTCAAGTACCGATAAAGTGGTTAAATCTATGCCGAAGGATTGGTTAGAAAGCTTAATAAATCCAACAGTTGAGCTTTGCCAAGAAGAGCGTGCCGTTTTGATGAACTGCGCCACACTATGGCTAAAGCGACACCAAAATAAACCTTCAGTTAGCCGAGGTGGATATGAATAA
- a CDS encoding vWA domain-containing protein codes for MNNLLPSLSSWSSFEFAHPMWFLILPLPLLVYFAVPAYRTKQTAIKVPFFRLVLEALGETPTQGASQLKASWWQRAALVSSWLLVVSALAKPMVLGEPQVRESMGRDVMVVVDLSGSMAEQDFTSKMGHKVSRLDAAKEVLSDFVAARQGDRLGLILFGDAAFVQTPFTADQKVWLELLQQTDVAMAGQSTHLGDAIGLAIKVFEQSYDESDGKKQQVAIVLTDGNDTGSFVEPIDAAKVAKAKDVRIHVIAMGDPQTVGEVALDTETIERIAQESGGESFQALNQDELAAAYQAIGELEPQLYESTTYRPKQSLHHVLIVFVVVIYLGAFSLATIRRRSAAYTTKLQRGENDV; via the coding sequence ATGAATAACTTATTGCCATCTTTGTCTAGTTGGAGCAGTTTTGAATTTGCGCACCCAATGTGGTTTCTAATCCTACCGTTGCCGCTTCTCGTCTATTTTGCTGTACCCGCTTATCGCACTAAGCAGACAGCGATAAAAGTGCCTTTTTTCCGCCTGGTCCTTGAGGCCCTAGGTGAGACACCAACCCAAGGTGCGAGTCAATTGAAAGCAAGCTGGTGGCAACGAGCTGCACTAGTCAGTTCGTGGTTGTTAGTGGTCAGTGCCTTAGCGAAACCAATGGTGTTAGGAGAGCCACAAGTTAGAGAAAGCATGGGGCGAGATGTAATGGTCGTCGTTGATTTGTCTGGTTCAATGGCGGAGCAGGATTTCACCTCGAAAATGGGGCACAAAGTATCACGCCTAGATGCCGCTAAAGAGGTGTTATCGGACTTCGTTGCCGCACGTCAAGGGGATCGACTAGGGCTGATCTTATTTGGAGATGCTGCGTTTGTGCAAACACCTTTCACCGCCGATCAGAAAGTGTGGCTAGAACTACTCCAGCAAACCGATGTAGCTATGGCCGGTCAGAGTACGCATCTTGGTGACGCGATTGGTTTAGCGATCAAAGTGTTTGAGCAAAGTTATGATGAGAGCGATGGCAAAAAACAACAGGTCGCGATTGTTTTAACAGATGGCAATGATACCGGCAGCTTTGTTGAACCGATTGATGCGGCAAAAGTGGCAAAAGCCAAAGATGTGCGTATCCATGTGATTGCAATGGGCGATCCGCAAACTGTTGGTGAGGTCGCGTTAGACACCGAAACTATCGAGCGTATTGCACAAGAATCTGGCGGTGAGTCTTTTCAGGCGCTCAACCAAGATGAGCTAGCTGCGGCTTATCAGGCGATTGGGGAGCTTGAACCTCAATTGTATGAGAGTACGACCTATCGGCCCAAGCAGAGTCTTCATCACGTTTTGATCGTTTTTGTTGTTGTGATCTATTTGGGGGCGTTTAGTTTGGCAACCATAAGACGCCGCTCGGCAGCTTACACAACCAAGTTACAACGAGGAGAAAACGATGTTTGA
- a CDS encoding vWA domain-containing protein encodes MFDSLNWTSWLSQFHFIRPLWLLAFVPMGLLIWLRWREESKPSWQDVLPAHLRDALTIGERGWRKQLPLKLLMAIVSVAIVICAGPSWQREASPFGEDQATLLVVLDNSDSMLSTDLAPSRLERAKHKISDLMQERNGGRTGLIVYAGSAHIAMPVTQDSKVFAPFLAAIEPQIMPVEGKQAQSALPLVEQQLNNIAGASVLLVTDGVNPTTIDAYQRYFSQSDHQLLILAAGNRDVVSNNPLDMRSLENLASATNGTVVETSIDDADIVRLNRLIERNMQLNGESSMPWKDMGYYLLLPMALFMLVWFRKGWLVQWCIGSLLVTQLLFSPPVMATVVETKAQQVEVIETRSSWDKLSQWWWDLWLTPDQQGQRWFNQQAYLKAAKHYVDPLRKGKAYYYAGEYKLAHSAFLEVSQNANSTTKDYALYNAASALARQREYLAARDLLQALANDERLSSALRVDVEHNLSVIGGIVEEINRTSESQAGTTDGPEESFELDQDTPRTADGADEETVAELMLKETLNADEILGSDELANKWLKRVEADPKYFLRAKFQIQLREASNRQPLVDETIEEQP; translated from the coding sequence ATGTTTGATTCTCTTAATTGGACTTCATGGCTTAGCCAGTTTCACTTTATTCGTCCTTTATGGTTGCTGGCATTTGTGCCGATGGGGTTATTGATATGGCTAAGATGGCGCGAAGAAAGTAAACCTAGCTGGCAAGATGTGTTGCCCGCTCACTTGCGTGATGCACTGACGATAGGTGAACGAGGTTGGCGCAAACAGCTGCCGCTTAAATTATTGATGGCGATTGTATCGGTGGCCATCGTTATCTGTGCTGGCCCCAGTTGGCAGCGTGAAGCTTCGCCCTTTGGCGAGGACCAAGCGACACTCTTAGTGGTGCTAGACAACAGCGACTCAATGTTAAGCACCGATCTTGCTCCGAGTCGTTTAGAGCGTGCGAAGCATAAAATTAGCGATTTGATGCAGGAAAGAAACGGAGGGCGAACAGGACTGATTGTTTATGCTGGCTCCGCTCATATAGCAATGCCTGTTACTCAAGATAGCAAAGTCTTTGCGCCATTTCTTGCTGCGATCGAGCCCCAAATTATGCCTGTCGAGGGTAAGCAAGCACAAAGCGCTCTGCCGCTTGTTGAACAGCAACTCAACAATATCGCGGGCGCGAGCGTGCTTTTGGTTACTGATGGCGTTAACCCAACAACGATTGATGCCTACCAGCGCTATTTTTCGCAAAGTGACCATCAGTTGCTTATTCTGGCGGCGGGAAATCGCGATGTCGTGAGTAATAATCCACTTGATATGCGCTCACTTGAGAACTTAGCTTCTGCGACCAATGGCACCGTTGTTGAAACCAGCATCGATGATGCCGACATTGTACGGCTAAATCGGCTGATTGAGCGTAACATGCAACTCAATGGTGAGTCTTCTATGCCGTGGAAAGATATGGGTTATTACTTACTGCTTCCTATGGCTTTGTTCATGCTCGTTTGGTTTAGAAAAGGCTGGTTGGTGCAATGGTGTATTGGCTCTTTGCTAGTGACACAATTGCTATTCTCCCCACCCGTGATGGCAACAGTGGTGGAAACCAAAGCGCAACAGGTTGAAGTCATTGAAACTCGCTCTAGTTGGGACAAGCTTAGTCAGTGGTGGTGGGATTTGTGGCTGACTCCTGACCAGCAAGGTCAGCGTTGGTTTAATCAGCAAGCGTATTTAAAAGCCGCCAAACACTATGTCGATCCTCTGCGTAAAGGCAAGGCTTACTATTACGCTGGAGAGTATAAACTGGCACATAGTGCATTTCTTGAAGTGAGCCAAAACGCAAATAGCACAACTAAGGACTATGCGCTCTACAATGCCGCAAGCGCGTTAGCTCGACAGCGGGAGTATTTAGCCGCGAGAGATCTCCTACAGGCTCTGGCTAATGATGAACGGCTTAGCTCTGCGTTGAGAGTGGATGTGGAGCACAATTTGTCTGTAATTGGTGGCATTGTCGAGGAAATCAACCGCACGAGTGAAAGCCAAGCTGGCACGACAGATGGACCAGAGGAGTCTTTTGAATTAGACCAAGACACACCGCGCACGGCTGATGGTGCCGACGAAGAAACCGTTGCAGAGTTAATGCTCAAAGAGACGCTGAATGCAGATGAAATTCTTGGCAGTGATGAGTTAGCCAACAAGTGGCTAAAACGCGTTGAAGCGGATCCCAAGTATTTCCTGCGGGCGAAATTTCAAATTCAGTTACGCGAAGCATCAAACCGTCAACCTTTAGTTGATGAGACCATTGAGGAGCAACCATGA
- a CDS encoding BatD family protein: MRIKQKAVLGWFVLISLMLQSCSVLAQEMQSPTIYDLQANNDVQISAWVGNPSNNQGVTPFSVNQQVILNIEVATPRWFTGGTRIGSIEIPNVIVKQRNQLATNYTERKAGQTWSRQRWEITLYPQTSGEFVVPPVAVRVQVSAPSGENVMGTLYTDPVVFSAQLPSGLISQEGNWFVATDVNVSQEWQTSSDQLHAGDAITRVVTIEARDSLSILLPDLLQTQSRADEDKSKYQSYPMPNQLDDSQVRGDYQSRRTEKAVYVLQNGGKVDFPQLSFQWWNAEKNRLETVVIAGRQYEVSHTLQSFVRAYATPLLLFGALLLLVALSMFAIVRYFRQRPKPEWWQLHQLIKLREWGKVRTLVYRSLRSVSGRLEVSRFESSDNWQECSQRFLSGEQDSQVMRTMWRRIRARQKRILTLPRALPQLDKLEQSRRSHQRNKR, encoded by the coding sequence ATGAGAATCAAGCAGAAAGCAGTTTTGGGGTGGTTTGTACTCATCAGCTTGATGTTGCAAAGTTGCTCTGTGCTTGCGCAAGAAATGCAAAGTCCAACGATCTACGATCTTCAAGCAAACAATGATGTGCAGATTTCGGCGTGGGTTGGTAATCCGTCGAATAACCAAGGCGTGACTCCATTTAGTGTTAATCAGCAAGTTATCTTGAACATTGAAGTCGCAACACCGCGCTGGTTTACGGGAGGTACACGGATTGGCAGCATCGAAATCCCCAACGTCATTGTAAAACAGCGTAATCAATTGGCGACCAACTACACTGAGCGTAAAGCTGGCCAAACTTGGTCAAGACAGCGTTGGGAAATCACGCTTTATCCGCAAACTTCGGGCGAGTTTGTCGTACCGCCAGTAGCGGTGCGTGTGCAAGTCTCTGCCCCGAGCGGTGAAAATGTAATGGGAACGCTTTATACCGACCCTGTCGTTTTTTCGGCACAATTGCCGTCAGGGCTTATCAGCCAAGAGGGAAACTGGTTTGTGGCAACCGATGTGAATGTTAGCCAAGAGTGGCAAACGTCCAGTGACCAACTGCATGCTGGAGATGCAATCACTCGCGTGGTGACGATTGAGGCGCGTGATAGTTTATCGATATTGCTACCAGACTTATTGCAAACACAATCTCGCGCGGATGAGGATAAATCAAAGTATCAATCGTATCCGATGCCCAACCAACTCGATGACAGTCAAGTACGTGGTGATTATCAATCTCGTCGTACTGAGAAGGCGGTGTATGTCTTGCAAAACGGAGGCAAGGTCGATTTTCCCCAATTGTCGTTTCAGTGGTGGAACGCCGAGAAAAACCGCTTAGAAACCGTGGTGATTGCTGGCAGACAATATGAGGTATCTCATACACTGCAATCTTTCGTTCGTGCTTATGCGACACCACTGCTCCTTTTTGGCGCACTGCTTTTGCTGGTGGCACTGTCAATGTTTGCCATCGTTCGCTACTTCCGTCAGCGCCCGAAACCTGAGTGGTGGCAATTGCACCAATTAATAAAACTGCGAGAGTGGGGCAAGGTACGTACATTAGTCTATCGGTCACTGCGTAGCGTTTCAGGCCGATTAGAAGTGAGTCGCTTTGAGAGTAGCGACAATTGGCAAGAGTGCAGCCAACGTTTTCTGTCGGGAGAACAAGACAGTCAAGTGATGCGCACAATGTGGCGTCGTATCCGTGCTAGGCAAAAGCGGATCTTAACGTTGCCTAGAGCATTACCGCAACTCGACAAACTGGAGCAATCTCGTCGCTCTCACCAAAGAAATAAGCGCTGA
- a CDS encoding LysR family transcriptional regulator, which produces MKNTDLNLVPIFVAIFEEQNLSKAALRLDISQPAVSKALARLRDIYDEPLFHRSPNGVEPTAFASDIYPAMVAALKNFTSTLSASRDFDPSIANKTFSIACVTVASYQLIPQLFKQIRQIAPHISLEIHPLFTEDHESDLRLQRYDLIVDMAPRGRTMLRHETIFSERLMVVCSVDHPRIKNSITVEQFLAEQHVVVSRWQSRQSLLDEEDIADLNRREIVYRAPGALEMLPVIRDSELIGMLPESTIRAFSDSYQIKGVSLPFKDKVYDLCSIWHPSRSNESAHIWLRKQLKLAASIMEK; this is translated from the coding sequence ATGAAAAACACTGATCTCAACCTAGTGCCGATCTTTGTGGCTATTTTTGAGGAGCAAAACCTTTCCAAAGCTGCGCTACGTTTGGATATAAGTCAGCCAGCGGTGAGTAAAGCACTTGCTCGCCTGAGAGATATTTACGATGAGCCATTGTTTCATCGTTCGCCCAATGGGGTTGAACCAACGGCTTTCGCCAGCGACATCTACCCTGCAATGGTCGCGGCACTGAAAAACTTTACTTCCACGCTGTCTGCATCGAGAGACTTTGACCCTAGCATCGCGAATAAAACCTTTTCTATTGCTTGTGTTACTGTTGCCAGTTATCAGTTGATACCGCAATTATTTAAGCAAATTCGTCAGATAGCGCCTCATATCAGCTTAGAAATTCACCCTTTGTTTACCGAGGACCATGAAAGTGATCTGAGATTACAGCGCTATGATCTTATCGTCGATATGGCTCCGAGAGGACGTACAATGCTTAGGCATGAAACGATTTTCTCCGAGCGACTGATGGTTGTTTGCAGTGTTGACCACCCACGAATTAAGAACTCCATCACTGTTGAGCAGTTCCTAGCAGAACAGCATGTTGTAGTGTCACGCTGGCAAAGTCGTCAAAGTTTGTTGGACGAAGAGGACATTGCGGACTTAAATCGTCGCGAGATAGTTTATCGGGCGCCAGGCGCTCTAGAGATGTTGCCAGTAATACGCGACAGTGAATTAATAGGCATGTTGCCTGAATCAACAATTAGAGCATTTTCAGACTCTTACCAAATCAAAGGTGTTTCATTGCCATTCAAGGACAAAGTCTATGATTTGTGTTCGATTTGGCACCCAAGCAGAAGCAATGAAAGTGCACATATTTGGTTGAGAAAACAGTTAAAACTAGCCGCAAGTATCATGGAAAAATAA